The region CAAGAAACAGAATCTCTAGCATTCATTCCTCTGAAATACTCCTTAGCCAAATCAGCTTGTCGGCTATTCAACAATGCCCCTATCACCAAGTTCCAAGAAATCACATTCCTCATCTCCATCGGGATCCCATTAAAAATTCTCACCGCTTCGTCAACTAACCCGTCATGAACATACCCAGCAAGAATCGAATTCCAAGAGACATTATCTCGCAACAACATCCCATCAAAAACCTCCCTAGCACCATCCAGATCACCACATTGCACCAACCCTGAAACCACTATATTATAACTATAAATATCACGTTCCGGCGTTagattaaacaaattaaaagcaTTCCGAGATTGTCCATTTTGGAAATACCCACGGATCATGGCGTTCCAAGTGACCGTGTTTCGTTGAGGCATTTCGTCAAACAGGTTCTGGGCTTCCTTGACAAGGCCATTTCTCATGTAGTTTGAGATCTTGAAATTGAGGGGTTTTAGGTAAGGGAGTGTTTGGGAAGTTGGGAGTAGTGGAGATACATTTGGGTTCAAGGTAGAGAGTGATTTGGTTAGGGTTAGGAAGAGAATGTGGCTGAGTTTGAGAAGGCGGGAGTGATGACATATAGAGAGCATAATAAATCTGGAGGGAAAAGGCTTAAAAGCCGTTGCCAAACTCAACTGTTTCTGAAAAATGGTTATAATCAAGTGTGGAGAGATCCATTGCAGCCTATTGGGTACATGCTATGTTGACTAATTTACTTTGTACTGTGCTAGGGTAAAGCTTAGAGGAGTGTTTCTTTTATTGAAGATGGAAAACGCTTGTGGaaaatattgaatttaaaatgtTGTTAGGTCTTTTGGCGAGAAATAACAATAAACATATGAATGCGGGTGTGTCCGAGAACAGATTCTAATTATAAGCGTGTGATCTTAACTTCAATCAAGTAATTTATGAGGTCGATtataattattacaaaaatactaaataattgaaaattaaaaattgaaagagAATTGTATTCAAACTCGTGAAAttgttgaatttaaaattttatgggcTATGCTTTGGTTAAAAAGAATTCTTTAGTAGAGGTGGACTTTTGATGGAGATGGTTCCATTTtcataattctaattaaaatctaaattacTCTCAACAACTGCTTAGTTCGGTTAGTGCTTAGTGCTTCAAACGGAGTTTTGGGTTTTTGGGATGCTTTGGAGGGCCTCGAGATAGCTTGGAATAGAGGATATAAAAAGATTATCTTGAGATGGATAGCAAGTTAGGTATTGAAGTCATTTTGTGCTAGCATTTCATCTGTCGTGAGAGATTTGATTGATAGAGATTGGCAAATTCTCATTCAACATACCCATAGAAAATAGTAGAGAATAGGTGTGCTGATTGGATAGCTAGTTATAGTTTCACCCACGCCATTGATGTTTGTGTCTACGATCAACTTCCGAATGAAGTCCGAGCGGAGGCAAAGCCACATGAAGCAACATGTGGTCAATTGaccccattttttttaaaaaaaattacactaacATTGTTTGATAATTAGTCCTAATTATATAATCACACCTATTTTAATACAAATTGACCATcttgatcttttattttatatcaaactataaaatttGACCTCCTTATAAATAATTTCTAACTTCACCTATGAGTCTGAGATTATATATTCGAAGATTTACTggaagtttttttttcatatatgtatatgGGCCAGCCCCTTTTAGATAAAAAAGAACAATGTTTTAATTTTGActcataaattttaaacttttaattttttttatctttaaaacaaaattattcttatatttATGTAAAACCAAATCGATTATATCCATTGAAATAAagttagattttaaatttttaataaaaatgatcagttttaatatttttactatcCACACTGATCCAAACTGAAAAATGCCTTATCCCCACATACTTCTCTCCCAATATCATTGGACACAAACTGCCCACATCACCTCAATTCCACCTCCTACTTAACACTTCTCTCATCCCATCAACCAACTTTTATTTCCCCCTCCACCATACACACACTCCGTTCAGTAACAGAAAAACCACCACCATCGTCATGGCTGCCACCGCCGCCGCAGCAGTAAGCTCATCATTTTCACCGTCCATGCACACCCTTAAACGCACAAACTTTAAACACTTCCCATCAGATTCTTACTCACTCAAATTTCCTTCAGCTAGAATTTCTTTTGCTTCCATATATTATAACCATCGGTACTTTATAGAGCCTGTTTCAGGGCGTAGATTAGTGTCTGCTGCCGTTGCTCAAGATCAGGAAGAAGCGGTAACTGCTCCGGTTGGAGACGATGAACAGCGGGAATTAGGCGAAAAAGGCGAAGTAGAAGCTAAATCTGAGGCAGAGGTTATTAACACTAAGCTTTATTTTGGGAACTTGCCTTATAATATTGATAGTGCACAGCTTGCTGGTATTGTTCAAGATCATGGCACTCCTGAACTTGTTGAGGTATATAtttaagtttgtcttaaatatcGCGTTTTTAAATTTGTGAGTCGGAATCAATTAACTTTACGGAGTCTAATTTTTATGTCAATTAATCCTCAAAGCCTGTAAACGCGTTCATTTTGTAAAATGTGCGGGTTAATTGACCTAAATTAGAGAATTTTGTCTAtaattggttaaaattgctaagtATGAGTTAATTGATCCGACGAGCGGTATGACTTTCTATGTGAAGATTATTATGTACTGATTTAAAGTGAGTGGTTGTAGGTTCTTTATGACAGAAATACCGGTAGAAGTAGAGGTTTTGCATTTGTGACAATGAGCAATGTGGAAGATTGTAATGCAGTCATTGAGAATCTTGATGGAAGTGTAAGAACTCTACTCTCTTTCAATTTATAAAGCGTTattgtattaaaaataaaacaaatagcgtattttataatttgaaacaccgaacaattttccatttaaaaatattgatgcGGACACCAAACACATTAGTAATTTTTAAGGAAAAATTGTCCGGTGTTTCAGattgcaaaaatttaaaaattagtgcCCTACATTGTAAACATTATAAGGTCGTGTCAAATTTGTTAAGCACACTActatttttaaagcaattatgCCAAAGTATTGAacatattacatatatatatatatatatatatatatatgtaatactATGCATAACATAAAGAAATTAACAACATTTTCTTGATTATTAACATGCAGCAATACATGGGTAGGATCTTGAGGGTGAACTTTTCAGACAAACCTAAATCAAAAGAACCATTATATCCAGAAACAGAGTACAAGCTTTTTGTTGGAAATTTATCATGGTCAGTCACATCTGAAAGCTTGACGGAAGCTTTTCAAGAATATGGAAATGTGATCGGAGCTAGAGTTTTATACGACGGAGAGACCGGAAAATCGCGAGGTTACGGTTTCGTGTGCTATCCTACGAGAGAAGAGATGGAAAAGGCGCTTGAATCTCTTAATGGAGTGGTATAATTTTACTTTTCTTATCTTAATCTCATATTAAAACTTAGAATTTAGGAGTTGGAAACTTAGTTAGAGCGTAattaatcgataaaaaaattatataacggtgtttgaactttttaaaataactattttaatatttgaatttttattttttttaaattagtttttaaattttctaaaaatatatcgAATCAGGCTTTTTTTTCTGATTTTGATCACTAATATGCTAAAAAAGATAAACTAAGTCTGGtgctcatttaaattttattatcgtATTACTAAAAAGTGATGTTATTTGTGCACATTATATATTTACTTATAAAGTATAACAATAAATTATAGTAAATATAATTTTGGCCTTATTATTATTCTGGTGATTgaagaataattaaaaacactcatttgatacatttttaataagttaaaataccgattttttaaaaaactaaaataatataataaaaattcagacattattcatataattttttgttaataaacAAGTAAAATTAATCCAATTGCTACGTTGTTTTGGTGATATATATTTTAGGAGGTCGAGGGACGAGCATTGCGCGTAAGCTTGGCGGAAGGAAAGAAGTCGTAACTTAAGGGTTAAGTTATGGTAAATGAAAATGTTGATCTATGAAGGGATGGGAATGAACACAATTGAGTTCAATCAGTTGAgaatgaaggaaaaaaaaatactagaaAATTAATACAACAAAGCAATCATATTGGCATCTTGAAATTCCATTTTAATTGCGGATTTTGTATAGCTGCTGAATTTCTCCTTTCATATGTTTTCATGGATATGCATTTTGATAATAGAATATGATGTAAAAACTTCCCATCATCATTTGTTGAAATTAGAGAGCTGTTTTTCTTACCAATTTCCATTGTTTGACAAATATAATACCAGAGCAAGATATCTGTTTACTCATAATTTAGTGTTATATACAATAGTCAGGGCTCTTTAAAGTGCATTTAGAAGTTGTGAGTTCAGACTCCGATCTCTACAATCAATTATTTCGGCTGATTTAAATTTTGCAAACTGACGTTCTAACATCTAACTTCGTGTTGCATTAAGAAAATGGAAAATATATTAGGTGAAATAATTCCATTGTATAAGATTATAAACTATCTATTTGTGTCACGCACCGTGGTTATTGAAAATTAAcgatcaacaaaaatcatattaattcacgattaattatgttttatttaaaaataacgcGGCTTCAGGTGATTGATAATTGTAATTAATCACACAACAAATCACATTTTGGATAAATTGTTTACACCTGAAAGTTGTGGTCTAATTTTTTTCtcctagaataaaataaattaaactataaacTTATTTCTGTCTAACAGTAATATTATAAATCTTGActattttattatgttattcAATGGTTACATTAAATCATTAATACACATTATTTAATGAAACAAGAAAgacaattaatatatcaatcaaaatttcatttaCCAAAGTAGTAGTTTTGCTGCTCagtgtttatattatttgagctATATCATTGATAATTTAGGTGTAATGCATGACCTAAATcacataataaaatattctttaTATCATAAATATCTCAGGTAGAATCTAAATTATGAATTCTTCtcacataaattttattattcatgAATAGTTTGTTTTAGATTCCACATGAGAGAAAAAAACCCTATAGGATAAAACATCACCATATTTACTAGATCTTTGAGCTACAACTTACAAggaaaaaattacattttaaataatatgagcAGATTATAAGTTCATTTatctttaacaatttttttattataatcacAAAAAGTTAAATGTAGAGTATAGTGCCGAATTTAAATAACCcttgattaaaatttatctcAAATAGTTTTAAGTGTTTGTCAGTAACACAAAtacacaataataaaaaaaagttcctgttttttttttttgaataaagagcataaaaaaatatattagtaatTTGTAAGTTTCCCTGAAAATCTAATCCCTCCAGGTCTCTTCTGCTTCTCTCCCTCCTTTTTCCGTTtctctctgttttttttttccttcaaaaaaacaatttaataagattttaaattttcctCTATTTTTCCATTGTTGTTCACAGTAAGTTTAAATGAGTACTTAACAAGTTTTTGATTAAAAACTTGTAATTAGtagtttttacatttttttcaaaaaaaattaaggttagGGTTTACACCAATGTCAACTCGTTACCACATTCGTCTCCCTGCTGACCAGGTTTTATCCCATTCTACCCTCGTCTTTATCATGAAATTTCGTATTTACTTGACATGTTTAATGATGTTTACTGATGTTTGGTTTGTGTAGGTTGGTGGTTATTTCGTGACACGGTACTATAAATTACTTCAACAACAACCGGAATTAATTCACCAGTTTTACAATGACGCCAGTACGATGCTTCGTGTTGACGCCTCGAACCAGCAGAATGCGACTACATTACTCGTATGCTTTCACTATTTAACTTAATCGGAATTGTAGTGTGTAGTCGTTTTCACATCGTATTCCGTTAATATTGTGATTCTTAATTTTGGTGCATAGTCTGGAAGTTGCTCTAGGTTACGAGTGTGTGCGAACTGCTATTATTATAGTCCGTGTGGCGAGATTGGACTACGTTGAAGTGTAATGTGGTATATGTGTGTTAATGTAATGCGCAAGCACTGTCGATAAGTTGTAGATATCAGATATTGTTCGGATGTGGTGCTGGTTAGGTGTGTGGATTTGTTGAATAAAAATACGGATTTTAGGCTCGAGCAGCTTAGTGTGAAGCATAGTTTGTTTTTAGTTGCTAATACTATGTCGCTTTGTCAATGAGTATGAAGTTGCCTGGTTGCATTAACATTACATTAGTTTTACTCTGTTTTGGCACTTTTGTTGTTATCAAGCATTTTAATGGCCGTCTTGAAGTGAAATTGAAGCAATGTATGATACTCTGAAGTTAAATGTGTTGAATGAATCACTTTCCTGACATGTTTCTGGGTGTGGCTTTGTGAATGTAGTCATGTACGGTAGTCTGTATTTCGAGTCTATGTGTTAAATAGATCACTTTGCTGACATGTATTCTGTTTTCTCCTCTCTTTTTCGGCCAGCAAATACATGAGCTTATTATGTCTCTCAATTATTCTGGAATTGAAATAAGGACAGCACTCTCATTTGATTCATGGAATGCTGGTGTTCTTGTGATGGTTTCTGGCTCTGTTGCTGTGAAGGGTTTAATTGGGATAAGGAAATTTGTGGAAACATTTTTTCTTGCACCCCAAGAGAAGGGCTATTTTGTTCTGAATGATGTTTTTCAGTTCACTGATGAGGAACCTGTTCACCATCATCCATCTGTCTTACTAGCCCGAAACAATCTTGACTCGAACTTTATTGCTCCGGCTGTGATTCCAGAGCCAGGTATCCTGCTATAACTTGAATTGCTATAATAGAGTGCTAGATTCTGTACTACATTACATGACTTGTTCAACAAGTGTACAGAAGAAACAGTTTGAGTTATTTTATGAGTACTATTTCATGGCAAGCCTGTGTTAAGTGttactatttttaaatgaaattgtTGACACCAGAGGCTAGACATATCTTTCTGCTTCCATTGTTATGATATTGGCCGGCTGAGGGTCGTTACGCAATAAGCAATTGATTTATATTGGATGCAGTTTAGATCTATGGCTGGTTTTTatgtgacacatttggatttggcaAAAGTCCTTGCTCCTAAGTCCTAAACTGCATCTGAAAAAATCagtaagttaaaataaaacatagattttatttttttctatttacgAAATGTTTTTTTCCAGTTCCAAATTATATGTTGAGCGGAGAAGTTCAGGCCAGGGAGTTTGTTGCTCCTGCTGATACCAAGGAAAATGGCCTTCTAGCTGACAGTTACACTTTTCCGGAGCACTGGTTGCAGCAAGCTCCTGAGTCTGAATATGCTCAGGAGGAATATTTCATAGAGTCGAACGGTTCAATTGAAAACTCAGTTAACATTGCACAGGACCAATTGCCAGCTTCTGATGACGAACCTGTTGGAGCCCAAAAACACACTTATGCTTCTATTGTATGTTTCTATACATGGCAGATAGTttaatttttccttatttttgtctttttaggtTACAGTTATGTTCATTTCATATTCACTTGTGCTTTGTACTTTCATAGGTGTAAATTTTTTGTGTAGAATATTCATCTTACTTTGCGGATTTATATagtttttgacctttttttctttctttctttcagTTACAAGTTGCTAAGCGACAATCTGCACCTCCTGTTGCTTCCCAGCGTTCTCTTAACAAAAATGGCCTACCTACCTCCGATCGGAATCATGCTTCACAAACTGCCACTCAGCTAGCGACTGTGGCAACAAATTCATTTGAAAGGTCTGGAGCAGGCACAGTTGAGGACATTTCTGCTGCAGAAGATGAAGGTTAGTTCTTCTCCTTTATATAACGCCACTGTCATGATGTTAttgattttttcaattaatcATGCATGACTCCTGAGTCTTGACTAAATACTCCATGATTGCCTTTGTTTTTGGCTTTTTGACTGTCGTCTTTTGCATAATAGAGAATATGTAattgttattaatttaaaaacaaattggcAAGGGTATATTTTGTCACTCATTTTAGTATATACTTTTGACAATTTTCTTTGTTGTCAATTGTATTTAATGCTTCAGTTGAAATAAGGTCCGTGTACGTGAGAAATTTACCCACTACTGTATCTGAAGTTGAGATTGAGGAGGAATTCAAGAATTTTGGGAGTATCGCACCTGATGGTGTTGTTATTCGAAGTCGCAAGGTTCACTGTTGCTTGTGTTTTATCTGTTCttacttttttccttttttctgaATCTATTGTgctaatagtttttttttcttcaaattatATGCAGGATGTTGGTGTATGTTATGCATTTGTTGAATTTGAAGATATGATTGGTGTTCATACTGCAGTAGAGGTAAAAAAACTTCCAAAATTACTTttctattttgtgtttctttACTTCCCAGGTTTTTTCCTTTATTGATAGAATAGTTGGCATTGATCTACTATGCTTAGTTTCTTCGCTATTGAACTTTCTTTTCTTCAGGtttcaattttagatttatttttcttgtttctaTTTTATAGTTCAAGATTAAAGGTCTTTCTTTGATTAACCACCTTCTTTGGTTTCCTGCTTGCTTTTCGCCTCTCTTACTAATTTTTAAGAAGCTCATCCATGTGCTCACATAGTTTCCAGTCATAAGGTGTAGTCTTTAGTTTAGAACAGGCGTTTTATGAGTTGTCTACAGCTTTGTTGCGTTTGATCAGTTATGAAATTGCTAAACTAAGtcatttcaattttcaattttttgttaCCTTCTTTTTATGGCTTATTATTATTCTGTTTTTACAATTTATAGAAGTTTATTGACTTGACCATTACAACCTCAGGCTGGTACTGCACATGTTGCTGGGCGGCAAGTATATATTGAAGAGCGAAGACCAAACAGCAATATCCCATTTCGTGCAGCAAGTATGAAAAATTTCTTATCTTAGATCTATGTATGGTGATTAATTTGTTAACATGATTGGCTGCTTTTGTAACCCTGGTGCAATGCCTACCCCGTTGTATATTGCTAGGTTAATAAGTCTGGATCGATAATAATGCATCACACTTCTTTCTGTATAGGGATGAATTGATTATACTGAACTTACCATCTTTCACAGCAGGACTTGAAGTTAGCTAAACAGTTGAATTTTTACCAGCTGAAATAAGTCTGGATCGATAATAATGCATCACACTTCTTTCTGTATAGGGATGAATTGATTATACCGAACTTACCATCTTTCACAGCAGGACTTGAAGTTAGCTAAACAGTTGAATTTTTACCAGCTGAAGTCCTAGTTTTTGGATCAAAATGACACTATTAAGTCTAGTTGATACAGTATAGATTTTGGGCGCTATTTTTTCATTCCTCTTTGCTTTCTGTTTCATAAGTAACTGTTGAGTCTTTAGCACATCGGAGTTTTCAGTTTACAATTTTCATTATATCCGCAACACTGACAGTAATATGCAATGGTGATTGATGTTGAATTGCTCCTACTCAACCTATGTTAAGGAATATCGCCTCTAATTTTGTTGTTGAAATATTTTGAACAGGAGGAAGAGGTAGAGGGAGGGGCAGTTACTTGATAGATGCTCCAAAGGGTCAGTTCGGAGGTCGAAGTTTTGGCTACAATGGAGGTGACCAAGATTACGGCAGGTCAAGAGGAAACGGTTATTATAGGCCAAGTCCACGCCAAGATCGAGTGTTTACGTCTTACCAAGTGTCAAGAAACGGACAGTACCAAGCAGAGCAATAGATCAGTTTTTTTAACAAAGAGAAAACAAAATTTTGGATCCATCCCTTGAATTTCAACATATCATCATTAGTAGATAAGAAATGATTAAATTTATCAAAGATTGATTAGATATGTCAGCTATATTATGTGCCCTTATGCTAATGCTTATTCAAGCTTAATTGGCAATGTGCCTGCAAATTTTGTGATTCTTTGATTTAATATAGAATCTTGCATCTACCTGCTCATTATCGACTTAAATTAACTTGTTTATTCCGCCAAACAGATTTAAGATGCGGCATGTTAACGATGTTGAGCACACAAACTAAGCTGTTGCTGTTCATCTTTAACATTCTGcaggaatattttttttatgaagcaATATCAGAAATAGTTAAAAACATTAGAAATGCATTTTTATTGACCTGCATAAAATTGATGCTTGAACAAAAATATGCGCAACATTATGCACAGATTGCTAACAAAATTAGAAAGATCGCCACATTCTACAACTTAACAGAGTTTTCAGGGTGAATGGCCTCTGCGCTATCCTCCTCGTCTTCTTCTGTTTCCCAGAGGAAACGTGCATAAGCTCCAAGAACATGACTGTTAATAAGAAACAACAGGACACGTTTTCAGTCACGATAAGCTATAACTATATATAAGTATTGCAGTTTAATAATATTCACCTGTTCTGAGGAGAAGCTTGAACCGCTTGCTCAAAGTAACTTGAAGCTTTATCCCCATCTCGATGAACTTCCCAAACCAATTTTGCATACTGTGACTTGATTTCACCATCATCTGGATCAGCTAGCATAGCACGAGAGTAATATTCCTCGGAGCCTTGAAGATCTCGCTTGGATTGATACAGAAATTGAGCATAATTTCTGAGCACCAAAGAATTGGTAGGATGTTCCTCTACCCTTTTCTTATAGTACTCCTCAAAATTGCAGCTTTTATCATCTCCATGATCGGCTGTAGGAGGAAGCTGTGCTGATGTCTTAAAATCTTCAACCTGAGTATGCGACCTATATTCTTCCCCATCACCATCTATTTCCCAAAGAAAACTGGCATATGCTGCAAGAACATGGCTGATAAATTGAAATAACAGAAGCATCATTAGTTCCATAGGAAATTTGATCA is a window of Mercurialis annua linkage group LG2, ddMerAnnu1.2, whole genome shotgun sequence DNA encoding:
- the LOC126670643 gene encoding 28 kDa ribonucleoprotein, chloroplastic — translated: MAATAAAAVSSSFSPSMHTLKRTNFKHFPSDSYSLKFPSARISFASIYYNHRYFIEPVSGRRLVSAAVAQDQEEAVTAPVGDDEQRELGEKGEVEAKSEAEVINTKLYFGNLPYNIDSAQLAGIVQDHGTPELVEVLYDRNTGRSRGFAFVTMSNVEDCNAVIENLDGSQYMGRILRVNFSDKPKSKEPLYPETEYKLFVGNLSWSVTSESLTEAFQEYGNVIGARVLYDGETGKSRGYGFVCYPTREEMEKALESLNGVEVEGRALRVSLAEGKKS
- the LOC126668872 gene encoding nuclear transport factor 2-like, yielding MSTRYHIRLPADQVGGYFVTRYYKLLQQQPELIHQFYNDASTMLRVDASNQQNATTLLQIHELIMSLNYSGIEIRTALSFDSWNAGVLVMVSGSVAVKGLIGIRKFVETFFLAPQEKGYFVLNDVFQFTDEEPVHHHPSVLLARNNLDSNFIAPAVIPEPVPNYMLSGEVQAREFVAPADTKENGLLADSYTFPEHWLQQAPESEYAQEEYFIESNGSIENSVNIAQDQLPASDDEPVGAQKHTYASILQVAKRQSAPPVASQRSLNKNGLPTSDRNHASQTATQLATVATNSFERSGAGTVEDISAAEDEVEIRSVYVRNLPTTVSEVEIEEEFKNFGSIAPDGVVIRSRKDVGVCYAFVEFEDMIGVHTAVEAGTAHVAGRQVYIEERRPNSNIPFRAARGRGRGRGSYLIDAPKGQFGGRSFGYNGGDQDYGRSRGNGYYRPSPRQDRVFTSYQVSRNGQYQAEQ